In one Streptomyces sp. NBC_01288 genomic region, the following are encoded:
- a CDS encoding class I mannose-6-phosphate isomerase codes for MYRLDPRYAPAPQTVLHAGWQAVASQLPTGPTVLAIDGPPSVDWPLLADRLAHELTDRGTPVTLLDIRSHYAPPARVRSRTEHLADADDPYFRKLADNPLDDLFETLPVPTPPQTGLLLVYGPGAALVEHDLLWYADVPKRYAEAAVGAGEQGSNLGLPDEKPDFRRLFYIDWPMLDRHRDTLAPRLDAWLDVQHPDHPAWIDGAGLRATYAALAHQPVRTRPYFNSTPWGGHWAQRELGFNPDSRNTALGYELIAPEAGILIGTGPQAQAEVPFQLLCVLEPLSVLGAEAHARFGTSFPIRFDYLDTVGGGSLSVHCHPKEPYMRERFGWAYTQHETYYLTLGSTDTKVFLGLREDADVDVFRKEVERSITDGVPMDPEDHVLAFPAEQGQLFMIPAGTPHASGAGNLVLEISATPYLYSLRFYDWLRPGTDGNPRPLPYEHGFANLETGRRGEAVARDLVQKPRTLREGTGWREEVIGALPEMFYEVRRFVLDAGAEADDDTQGRFHILNVVEGEGVTVHTAAGDRHELAYAETLTVPAAVGRYTLRAAVDGPVRVVKALVR; via the coding sequence TCGACTGGCCCCTCCTCGCCGATCGCCTCGCACACGAACTGACCGACCGCGGCACCCCCGTCACCCTGCTCGACATCCGGAGCCACTACGCACCCCCGGCACGCGTCAGAAGCCGTACCGAACACCTGGCAGACGCCGACGACCCGTACTTCCGCAAACTCGCCGACAACCCCCTCGACGACCTCTTCGAGACCCTCCCGGTCCCCACACCACCACAGACAGGCCTGCTCCTCGTCTACGGCCCCGGCGCCGCCCTCGTCGAGCACGACCTGCTCTGGTACGCCGACGTACCCAAGCGCTACGCGGAGGCCGCCGTCGGAGCGGGCGAGCAGGGCTCCAACCTCGGACTGCCGGACGAGAAGCCCGACTTCAGACGCCTCTTCTACATCGACTGGCCGATGCTCGACCGGCACCGCGACACACTCGCACCCCGCCTCGACGCCTGGCTCGACGTCCAGCACCCCGACCACCCGGCGTGGATCGACGGAGCGGGCCTGCGCGCCACGTACGCCGCCCTGGCCCACCAGCCCGTCCGCACCCGCCCGTACTTCAACTCCACTCCCTGGGGCGGTCATTGGGCCCAGCGCGAGCTCGGCTTCAACCCCGACTCCCGCAACACCGCGCTCGGTTACGAACTGATCGCGCCCGAGGCCGGCATCCTCATCGGCACCGGACCGCAGGCCCAGGCCGAGGTGCCGTTCCAACTCCTGTGCGTACTCGAACCGTTGAGCGTGCTGGGGGCAGAGGCACACGCCCGCTTCGGCACGTCCTTCCCGATCCGCTTCGACTACCTGGACACCGTCGGCGGCGGCAGCCTCTCCGTGCACTGCCACCCGAAGGAGCCGTACATGCGCGAGCGTTTCGGCTGGGCGTACACCCAGCACGAGACGTACTACCTCACCCTCGGCAGCACCGACACCAAGGTGTTCCTCGGCCTGCGCGAGGACGCCGACGTGGACGTCTTCCGCAAGGAGGTGGAACGGTCCATCACCGACGGAGTACCCATGGACCCCGAGGACCACGTCCTCGCCTTCCCCGCGGAACAGGGCCAGTTGTTCATGATCCCGGCGGGCACCCCGCACGCGAGCGGCGCGGGCAACCTCGTGCTGGAGATCAGCGCCACCCCCTACCTGTACAGCCTGAGGTTCTACGACTGGCTGCGGCCCGGCACCGACGGCAACCCGCGCCCCCTCCCCTACGAGCACGGGTTCGCCAACCTGGAGACCGGACGCCGCGGGGAGGCCGTCGCCCGTGACCTGGTCCAGAAGCCGCGCACCCTGCGCGAGGGCACCGGCTGGCGCGAGGAGGTCATCGGCGCGCTGCCCGAGATGTTCTACGAGGTCAGGAGGTTCGTGCTCGACGCCGGGGCCGAGGCCGACGACGACACGCAGGGACGGTTCCACATCCTGAACGTGGTCGAAGGTGAAGGCGTCACGGTGCACACGGCGGCCGGAGACCGGCACGAACTGGCCTACGCGGAGACGCTCACCGTGCCGGCCGCGGTAGGCCGCTACACCCTGCGGGCAGCAGTCGACGGCCCGGTGCGCGTCGTGAAGGCGCTGGTCCGTTGA
- a CDS encoding ROK family protein: MIPVLEIGGTHVTAALVDPRDGRVSSRTREPLDADGDAEAILGRVRDCADGLPVPPGARWGVAVPGPFDYARGIALFRGVGKFESLYGTDMRAALLHGLRQRPGDIVFLNDAHAFLTGEWSTGAVHGHRRAVGITLGTGVGSAFLADGRIRDTGPGIPPEGRMDLTEIDGRPLEDTVSRRAILARYGDPAADVHDIAGRAGAGEGRARRVLDDVFTTLGVAVGPRMLDFGATALVVGGSIARSWDLVAPALSTGLAAAGWTPDDPGARTDPPPPGVRAIRPAGSAGDAALVGAARAAGGALNPGDEKRPIRKGPPQALACEDPSHRRDDRI, from the coding sequence TTGATCCCTGTCCTGGAGATCGGCGGTACGCACGTCACCGCGGCGCTCGTCGACCCGCGCGACGGCCGCGTCTCCAGCCGTACGCGCGAGCCACTCGACGCGGACGGCGACGCCGAAGCCATACTCGGCCGCGTACGCGACTGCGCCGACGGGCTGCCGGTACCTCCTGGCGCGCGGTGGGGCGTGGCGGTGCCCGGACCGTTCGACTACGCAAGGGGGATCGCCCTCTTCAGGGGCGTGGGCAAGTTCGAGTCCCTGTACGGGACGGACATGCGAGCGGCACTCCTCCACGGACTACGACAGCGCCCCGGCGACATCGTGTTCCTCAACGACGCCCACGCCTTCCTGACCGGCGAGTGGTCCACGGGCGCCGTCCACGGACACCGCCGCGCCGTGGGCATCACGCTCGGCACCGGTGTCGGCTCGGCGTTCCTCGCCGACGGCCGCATCCGCGACACCGGTCCCGGCATACCGCCCGAGGGCCGGATGGACCTCACCGAGATCGACGGCCGACCGCTGGAGGACACGGTCTCCCGCAGGGCGATCCTCGCCCGCTACGGCGACCCCGCCGCCGATGTCCACGACATCGCCGGACGGGCCGGAGCGGGGGAAGGGCGGGCCCGGCGGGTGCTGGACGACGTCTTCACGACCCTGGGCGTCGCGGTGGGCCCGCGCATGCTGGACTTCGGCGCGACCGCCCTGGTCGTCGGAGGCTCCATCGCCCGCTCCTGGGACCTGGTCGCCCCCGCCCTGTCCACCGGTCTCGCGGCCGCGGGCTGGACACCGGACGACCCGGGTGCCCGCACGGATCCGCCGCCTCCCGGAGTTCGTGCGATCAGACCCGCCGGCTCCGCGGGGGACGCCGCGCTGGTGGGCGCGGCCCGCGCGGCAGGCGGCGCACTCAACCCCGGAGACGAGAAACGCCCCATACGAAAAGGGCCCCCGCAAGCTCTCGCCTGCGAAGACCCTTCACACCGTCGGGACGACAGGATTTGA